One part of the Moraxella sp. FZFQ2102 genome encodes these proteins:
- the argH gene encoding argininosuccinate lyase yields MSEQTSSMWGGRFSEATDSFVAEFTASVNFDKRMAKQDIQGSIAHATMLGRCGIITMDESQIIVDGLKQVQAEIDSGSFAWSVALEDVHMNVESRLTAIVGDVGKKLHTGRSRNDQVATDIRLWLRDETDNILALLKRLQSGLLDLAEKHTTTIMPGFTHLQTAQPVSFGHHVMAWFEMLTRDSERFADTRRRINQMPLGSAALAGTTYPIDRTITAELLGFEGICQNSLDAVSDRDFAIEFTANASILMMHLSRMSEEIILWMSAQFGFVAVPDRFCTGSSIMPQKKNPDVPELVRGKAARVFGQLTTLLSLMKNQPLAYNKDNQEDKEPLFDCVDTLTGSLLAFADMLPNLVPNSDNMRAATMKGYATATDLADYLVKKGLPFRDAHEVVGKAVALGVAKGVDLSDLSLAELQSFSDLIHDDVFECLTLEGSLNARDHIGGTAPNQVKAAIARGRTRI; encoded by the coding sequence ATGAGTGAACAAACTTCAAGTATGTGGGGCGGTCGTTTTAGTGAAGCGACCGACAGTTTTGTCGCCGAATTTACCGCATCGGTGAATTTTGACAAACGCATGGCAAAACAAGACATCCAAGGCTCTATCGCTCACGCCACCATGCTTGGTCGCTGTGGCATCATCACTATGGACGAAAGCCAAATCATCGTCGATGGACTCAAACAAGTCCAAGCTGAGATTGACAGCGGCAGTTTTGCGTGGTCGGTAGCGCTTGAAGATGTGCATATGAATGTCGAGAGCCGTCTGACTGCCATCGTCGGTGATGTCGGCAAAAAACTACACACAGGCCGCAGCCGTAACGACCAAGTCGCGACCGACATTCGTCTGTGGCTACGCGATGAGACTGATAATATCTTGGCACTACTAAAACGCTTGCAGTCAGGACTGCTGGATTTGGCGGAGAAACACACGACCACCATCATGCCCGGTTTCACCCACTTGCAGACTGCACAGCCTGTCAGCTTTGGTCATCATGTGATGGCGTGGTTTGAGATGCTGACCCGTGATAGTGAACGCTTTGCCGACACGCGTCGTCGTATCAACCAAATGCCACTTGGCAGTGCGGCACTGGCAGGCACGACTTATCCGATTGACCGTACGATTACTGCTGAGCTCTTGGGCTTTGAAGGCATTTGCCAAAATTCGCTAGACGCTGTCTCTGACCGTGATTTTGCCATTGAATTTACTGCCAATGCCAGTATTCTTATGATGCATTTATCTCGCATGAGCGAAGAGATTATCCTATGGATGAGTGCGCAATTTGGCTTTGTGGCGGTGCCTGACCGCTTCTGCACAGGCTCAAGCATTATGCCGCAAAAGAAAAACCCTGATGTGCCTGAGCTTGTGCGTGGTAAGGCGGCTCGGGTGTTTGGTCAGCTGACTACTTTACTCTCACTCATGAAAAATCAGCCGCTGGCGTACAACAAAGACAACCAAGAAGACAAAGAGCCACTGTTTGACTGCGTGGATACCTTGACAGGCTCACTGCTTGCCTTTGCTGATATGCTGCCAAATCTGGTGCCAAATAGCGACAATATGCGTGCAGCCACCATGAAAGGCTATGCCACAGCGACCGATTTGGCGGATTATCTGGTCAAAAAAGGCTTGCCATTCCGTGATGCGCATGAAGTGGTCGGTAAAGCGGTGGCACTGGGTGTGGCAAAAGGCGTGGATTTAAGTGATCTTAGCCTTGCCGAGCTACAAAGCTTTAGCGACTTAATTCATGATGATGTCTTTGAGTGCTTGACGCTAGAAGGCTCGCTAAACGCCCGTGATCATATCGGCGGCACAGCGCCAAATCAAGTCAAGGCGGCGATTGCTCGTGGTCGTACGCGTATTTGA